In the genome of Acetobacter oryzifermentans, one region contains:
- a CDS encoding DeoR/GlpR family DNA-binding transcription regulator — translation MTQAVQQRRFRILKLVQQHGYATSEDLARELNVTVQTVRRDVNIMAAQGLLARHHGGASSLSPSENISYSDRQILNLREKEAIGRNAAQAIPNGASLFINIGTTTEAFAQSLRTHKALRVITNNIHVATLLAPAPECSLIITGGHVRLRDGGIVGPTAAAMMEQYRADFGVIGISGIDEDGTLLDFDADEISAAQAILRNARTVFLLADHTKFRRRPMARVGHITQVNAFYTDQPPPAGIRALLKEHDIKLHIAQP, via the coding sequence ATGACACAGGCAGTGCAACAACGTCGGTTTCGCATTCTTAAACTGGTGCAGCAACACGGCTATGCAACCAGCGAAGATTTGGCGCGTGAACTCAATGTTACCGTGCAAACCGTGCGCCGAGACGTCAACATCATGGCCGCACAGGGGCTGCTGGCGCGCCATCATGGTGGAGCCAGCTCTCTTTCGCCATCAGAAAATATTTCTTATTCCGATCGGCAGATCCTGAATTTGCGCGAAAAGGAAGCCATTGGGCGTAATGCCGCACAGGCCATTCCCAACGGGGCTTCGCTTTTCATCAATATTGGCACAACTACAGAAGCCTTTGCGCAATCTCTCCGCACCCATAAGGCACTGCGGGTGATTACCAACAATATTCATGTAGCCACGCTTTTGGCCCCCGCTCCAGAATGTAGTCTGATTATTACGGGTGGGCACGTTCGCCTGCGTGATGGCGGCATAGTTGGCCCCACAGCCGCCGCCATGATGGAACAATACCGGGCAGATTTTGGCGTGATCGGCATTAGCGGCATTGATGAAGACGGCACATTGCTGGATTTTGATGCAGATGAAATTAGCGCCGCGCAGGCCATTCTGCGCAATGCCCGCACTGTTTTTTTGTTGGCAGACCACACCAAGTTCCGCCGCAGACCCATGGCGCGGGTAGGGCATATTACGCAGGTTAACGCGTTTTATACTGATCAACCACCGCCAGCGGGCATTCGCGCGCTGTTAAAAGAACACGATATCAAACTGCATATTGCCCAACCATGA
- the recQ gene encoding DNA helicase RecQ has product MTETGSISTPSQFSHSRLERDRFAGKPPQEVLQAVFGFPGFRSLQAQAVECVMEGRDTLVLMPTGGGKSVCYQIPALCREGMGLVISPLIALMDDQVAGLRQLGINAAALHSELEGDEAAKIRSDLANGRIDLLYISPERLLSSGTLDRLVRIPLSVIAIDEAHCISAWGHEFRPEYRALTALPRHFPHVPRIALTATADERTREDILTALDMPHAEVLVSSFHRPNLNISVQPKASETRQLITALERHKDAASIVYCGSRARTERMAASLRERGWPALAYHAGLSPIEKRAALLRFRSGEPLVIVATVAFGMGIDRPDVRAVVHLDMPSSPEAYYQQIGRAGRDGLPSDTLLLYGGEDMARARYWLDQSAAPESEKRIMRSRLEAMIALTETTGCRTRALLHCFGEELAEPCGHCDNCLHPVLTFDGTEAARKLLSAVYRTGQCFGALHVISVLRGKTTEAVKRNGHDKLTVWGIGKDKSEQFWRGVVRQLIARGALRTEGQYGGLILNQNVARPILRGEEDIHLRADPVVETASRISDRSSQSAGITLTEDSKALFDALRQWRREEAQEQEIPPYVIFHDSVLRDIAMEKPSDLDELGDIKGVGRSKLERYGEAVLEVLETAQA; this is encoded by the coding sequence ATGACAGAAACCGGCTCCATATCCACGCCCTCTCAGTTTTCACATAGCAGGCTGGAACGGGATCGGTTTGCTGGCAAACCGCCGCAGGAGGTTCTGCAGGCGGTTTTTGGCTTTCCGGGTTTCCGCAGCCTTCAGGCGCAAGCCGTTGAATGCGTTATGGAAGGCAGAGATACACTGGTGCTTATGCCAACCGGCGGCGGCAAAAGTGTTTGTTACCAAATACCCGCCCTGTGCCGCGAAGGCATGGGGCTGGTTATTTCCCCCCTTATTGCCCTTATGGATGATCAGGTTGCAGGCCTGCGCCAACTTGGCATCAATGCAGCGGCCCTTCATTCTGAACTGGAAGGGGATGAAGCCGCCAAAATCAGATCCGATCTGGCAAATGGGCGGATAGACCTGCTGTATATTTCCCCAGAACGGCTGCTTTCATCCGGCACGCTGGACAGGCTTGTGCGCATACCGCTTTCGGTTATCGCTATTGATGAGGCTCATTGTATTTCGGCATGGGGGCATGAGTTCCGGCCAGAATACCGCGCCCTTACAGCGTTGCCACGCCATTTTCCGCATGTGCCACGTATTGCCCTTACCGCTACCGCGGATGAACGCACGCGAGAAGATATTCTAACAGCGCTGGATATGCCGCATGCCGAGGTACTGGTTTCCAGCTTTCATCGGCCTAATCTCAACATTTCCGTGCAGCCCAAAGCGTCTGAAACCCGCCAGCTTATTACAGCACTGGAGCGGCATAAGGATGCCGCCAGTATTGTATATTGTGGCAGCCGTGCCCGCACAGAGCGCATGGCCGCTTCTCTGCGTGAACGCGGGTGGCCTGCCTTGGCCTATCACGCCGGGCTTTCCCCCATAGAAAAACGTGCCGCGCTCCTGCGTTTTCGATCTGGTGAACCTCTTGTTATTGTTGCCACTGTCGCCTTTGGCATGGGCATAGATAGGCCAGACGTGCGCGCTGTCGTGCATCTGGACATGCCATCCTCGCCAGAGGCCTATTATCAGCAAATTGGTCGGGCAGGGCGCGATGGCCTGCCATCTGACACACTTCTGCTGTACGGCGGGGAGGACATGGCTCGCGCCCGTTATTGGCTGGATCAATCCGCCGCACCAGAAAGCGAAAAACGGATTATGCGCAGCCGACTGGAAGCCATGATCGCACTAACCGAAACCACGGGTTGCCGCACCCGTGCGTTATTGCATTGTTTTGGTGAGGAATTGGCCGAACCCTGCGGCCATTGCGATAACTGCCTACATCCGGTGCTAACATTTGATGGCACAGAAGCCGCCCGCAAGCTGCTTTCTGCTGTGTATCGCACTGGGCAATGTTTTGGTGCGCTACATGTTATCAGTGTGCTGCGCGGCAAAACCACAGAAGCCGTTAAGCGTAATGGGCATGACAAGCTGACTGTGTGGGGTATTGGTAAGGATAAAAGCGAGCAGTTCTGGCGCGGCGTGGTACGTCAGCTTATTGCGCGTGGGGCCTTGCGCACAGAAGGCCAATACGGCGGCCTGATTTTAAACCAGAATGTAGCGCGCCCCATTTTACGCGGTGAGGAAGACATTCACCTACGTGCAGATCCTGTAGTGGAAACAGCCAGCCGCATATCAGACCGCAGCAGCCAAAGCGCAGGCATTACCCTTACGGAAGATAGCAAAGCCCTGTTTGATGCCCTACGCCAATGGCGCCGGGAAGAAGCGCAGGAGCAGGAAATTCCGCCTTACGTTATTTTCCATGATTCCGTGCTGCGCGATATCGCCATGGAAAAACCCTCAGATTTGGATGAACTGGGAGATATCAAAGGGGTAGGGCGCTCCAAACTGGAACGGTATGGAGAAGCCGTGCTGGAGGTTCTTGAGACAGCGCAGGCATGA
- a CDS encoding OmpA family protein produces the protein MRRLLPVAGLCLLAACAGNAPRKYVVFFSARSTELDDNARNVLLQVADESRKHPSRIVKVEGYAHAGQDLSADALLAIQRAKTVAQQLSEDGVAGDHIVQTPRAPSSSEGMQVGSRRVEIELANP, from the coding sequence ATGCGCCGCTTGCTTCCTGTTGCTGGTCTCTGCCTTTTGGCTGCTTGTGCTGGCAATGCACCACGCAAATACGTGGTTTTCTTCTCCGCTCGTTCAACAGAGCTGGATGACAATGCTCGCAATGTCCTGTTGCAGGTGGCAGACGAATCCAGAAAGCATCCTTCCCGCATTGTAAAGGTGGAAGGTTACGCACATGCAGGGCAGGATCTTTCTGCCGATGCGCTTTTGGCCATTCAGCGCGCTAAAACTGTTGCCCAGCAGCTAAGCGAAGATGGTGTGGCGGGTGATCATATCGTTCAGACCCCACGCGCACCTTCCAGCAGCGAAGGTATGCAGGTTGGCTCCCGCCGCGTGGAGATCGAACTGGCCAACCCCTGA
- the cydC gene encoding thiol reductant ABC exporter subunit CydC: MTSLPNPRPTGELTDWQAIRTVFALWRKQGVRLTGGIVLALLGLAFGLALMQTSGLRLAGCVMGEIVIATTALRWIGAGRVILRYAERLFAHDAMFRALADLRVWFFRSLAQGAAAGLGFRRAGDMLSRLVSDIGTLDGLYLRIVVPLICACVTFPALVIIAGHASMLLGLVVGLLFACSAFVVPWMIARSSRASASQIVHHLAHLRITVLDLVGGLREIRAFGAEGRMLARVQAADAALLQDQLRLARRAALANAMAFLAGQIAVFAVLLSIGGLFAEHIPALEGVGILFLTIAAFESAAALTRAGLQAGAMGAAARRVVEVAEQPSAITIPASEQTDAPLDTHIHVEGVKFRWAANRPWVFDGLTLDIPAGARVAILGPSGVGKSSLAALLLKAATPEAGTITLGGEDISRIKADSLRQRIAWLSQATHLFDDTIRANLLLGRPDATEEDLWQALEEAAIADVVRNLPEGLDTWLGEGGVRLSGGQGRRIALARTLLTQAPIMILDEPATGLDAQTEQDFLRTLNTVTEGRTVILIAHRLTGVEKLDRIWRLSAGVAKAAVA, from the coding sequence ATGACCTCTCTCCCTAACCCACGCCCCACCGGGGAACTGACAGATTGGCAAGCCATCCGTACTGTTTTTGCGCTCTGGCGCAAACAGGGGGTTCGCCTTACTGGCGGTATTGTTCTGGCTCTGCTGGGCTTGGCTTTTGGGCTGGCGCTCATGCAAACATCTGGGCTGCGGCTGGCCGGTTGCGTTATGGGTGAAATTGTTATTGCCACAACAGCTTTGCGCTGGATTGGTGCGGGCCGTGTGATCCTGCGTTATGCAGAACGCCTGTTTGCGCATGATGCCATGTTCCGCGCGTTGGCTGATTTGCGTGTGTGGTTTTTCCGCTCCCTCGCGCAGGGGGCCGCTGCCGGTTTGGGCTTCCGGCGGGCGGGGGATATGCTTTCCCGCCTTGTTTCAGATATTGGCACGTTGGACGGCCTTTACCTGCGCATTGTGGTGCCGCTTATCTGTGCTTGCGTTACATTTCCGGCCCTCGTTATTATTGCAGGCCATGCCAGTATGTTGCTGGGCCTTGTTGTGGGGCTGCTATTTGCCTGCTCTGCCTTTGTGGTGCCATGGATGATTGCGCGCTCTAGCCGAGCATCTGCCAGCCAGATCGTGCATCATCTGGCCCATTTGCGCATTACGGTGCTGGATCTGGTTGGTGGCCTGCGTGAAATCCGCGCTTTTGGCGCAGAAGGCCGTATGCTGGCACGTGTGCAGGCGGCAGATGCCGCTCTCCTGCAAGATCAGCTCCGTCTGGCGCGGCGGGCAGCCCTTGCCAACGCCATGGCCTTTCTGGCCGGACAGATTGCCGTATTTGCTGTGCTACTGAGCATTGGCGGACTGTTTGCAGAACATATTCCTGCACTGGAAGGCGTGGGCATTCTGTTTTTAACCATTGCTGCTTTTGAAAGTGCCGCAGCACTTACCCGTGCAGGGCTACAGGCTGGTGCAATGGGGGCAGCAGCACGCCGCGTAGTGGAAGTGGCTGAACAACCTTCCGCCATCACCATTCCCGCGTCTGAGCAAACAGATGCACCGCTAGATACGCATATCCATGTAGAAGGCGTAAAGTTCCGCTGGGCGGCAAATCGCCCATGGGTGTTTGATGGCCTTACACTGGATATTCCCGCAGGTGCACGCGTGGCCATTCTGGGGCCATCTGGCGTGGGCAAATCCAGCCTTGCAGCTCTCCTTCTTAAAGCTGCCACACCAGAAGCCGGAACAATCACACTGGGCGGGGAAGACATTTCCCGCATTAAGGCAGACTCTTTGCGCCAGCGTATCGCATGGCTTTCCCAAGCCACGCATTTGTTTGATGATACCATCCGCGCCAATCTGCTACTGGGCCGCCCAGATGCTACGGAAGAAGACCTGTGGCAGGCGTTGGAAGAAGCCGCCATTGCAGATGTTGTGCGGAACCTGCCAGAAGGGCTGGATACATGGTTGGGTGAAGGCGGTGTTCGGCTATCTGGCGGGCAAGGGCGGCGTATTGCGCTGGCCCGCACATTACTGACGCAAGCCCCCATCATGATTTTGGATGAACCCGCCACAGGGCTGGATGCCCAGACAGAGCAGGACTTCCTACGCACACTCAACACCGTTACAGAAGGGCGCACAGTTATCCTTATCGCACACCGCCTGACTGGCGTTGAAAAGCTGGATCGCATCTGGCGGCTTTCTGCCGGAGTTGCCAAGGCCGCCGTTGCATAA
- the cydD gene encoding thiol reductant ABC exporter subunit CydD, which translates to MSNEKAAIRNWTRTQSRLGRQAARSVVGAGLLSSLVGIGQVWCVAVVLGHALVNWKMPDAAGPMPVWPFLAFPVLAILRALVMVQADTGAARAGIAARRRLRGEVLASVLTGGPALLRRVHSGVLASTIVDRVEALDGFFGRWIPASILWIAAPVAILIPITIVQPHAALVLGLCGIAVPFGQALFGIGAAVASRNQFLAMTRLQARFLDRVKGIATIVLAGRAEDETRKLGDAAEELRQRTMKVLRVAFLSSASIDCAMVVALIAIAIMDGRQALALQAEGSAPALVHAVTAGLFVLLAVPEFFAPLRGLALAYQDRAHAQGAATAVLELPEAQERPAPEGARTVNANGVMVSFDDVSFSWDTARGLALDHVSFTVPAGETLILAGASGSGKSTIMELLLGFIQPDTGRVLFNGAPLDSIVPDALARMVSWIGQKPVLFAGTLRENILFAKPDASDAELQAALKSAAVDQFLPNLPEGLETRIGEGGFGLSGGQAQRIAIARAYLKNAPVLLLDEPTAHLDPATEKSVFESLQRLAVGRTVILATHSAAVHMFKGRRIDLASGRVISRQGAA; encoded by the coding sequence ATGAGCAACGAGAAAGCAGCAATCCGCAACTGGACACGGACACAATCGCGTCTGGGGCGTCAGGCAGCGCGATCAGTGGTTGGAGCCGGGCTGCTCTCCAGTCTTGTCGGTATAGGGCAGGTCTGGTGTGTGGCCGTTGTGCTGGGGCATGCCCTGGTTAACTGGAAGATGCCAGATGCCGCAGGCCCTATGCCTGTATGGCCTTTTCTGGCCTTTCCGGTTTTGGCCATTCTACGCGCTTTGGTTATGGTTCAGGCCGATACAGGCGCCGCGCGTGCAGGCATTGCCGCACGCCGCCGGTTGCGTGGTGAGGTTCTGGCCTCCGTTCTTACAGGTGGGCCTGCACTTTTGCGCCGCGTGCATAGCGGGGTGCTGGCTTCCACCATTGTAGATAGGGTGGAAGCGCTGGATGGCTTTTTTGGCCGTTGGATCCCGGCCTCTATTCTTTGGATTGCTGCACCTGTTGCCATTCTCATTCCCATAACCATTGTGCAGCCACATGCAGCACTGGTTCTGGGCCTATGCGGCATAGCTGTACCTTTCGGGCAGGCTCTGTTTGGCATTGGAGCGGCTGTGGCTTCCCGCAATCAATTTCTGGCCATGACACGCCTGCAAGCTCGGTTTTTAGATCGCGTTAAAGGTATTGCCACTATTGTTCTGGCTGGCCGTGCGGAAGATGAAACCCGCAAGCTGGGCGATGCAGCAGAAGAATTGCGCCAACGCACCATGAAGGTGCTGCGGGTTGCCTTTCTGTCTTCCGCCTCTATCGACTGCGCCATGGTTGTTGCTCTTATTGCCATCGCCATTATGGATGGCCGGCAGGCTTTGGCCCTACAGGCGGAAGGAAGCGCCCCTGCATTGGTGCATGCCGTTACTGCGGGGCTGTTTGTTTTGCTAGCTGTGCCAGAGTTTTTTGCCCCCCTCCGTGGCTTGGCCCTTGCTTATCAAGATAGAGCACATGCCCAAGGGGCTGCTACAGCTGTTCTGGAACTCCCTGAAGCTCAAGAACGCCCTGCGCCGGAGGGCGCCCGCACCGTCAACGCCAATGGCGTGATGGTCTCCTTTGATGATGTCAGTTTTTCATGGGACACAGCGCGCGGTTTAGCGCTAGACCATGTCAGCTTTACTGTGCCTGCGGGTGAAACACTGATTCTGGCTGGGGCTTCTGGCTCTGGCAAATCCACTATCATGGAATTGCTGCTCGGCTTCATTCAGCCCGATACCGGGCGCGTTCTGTTCAACGGTGCTCCGCTAGATAGCATTGTGCCAGACGCACTGGCTCGCATGGTCTCATGGATTGGGCAAAAGCCTGTTCTGTTTGCTGGCACATTGCGTGAGAATATTCTGTTTGCAAAACCCGATGCCAGCGATGCCGAACTTCAGGCTGCGCTAAAATCTGCTGCTGTTGATCAGTTCTTGCCCAACCTGCCCGAAGGGCTTGAAACCCGGATTGGGGAAGGTGGGTTTGGTCTTTCTGGTGGGCAGGCCCAGCGTATTGCCATTGCGCGCGCTTATCTGAAAAATGCCCCGGTGCTGCTGTTGGATGAGCCTACAGCACATCTGGACCCAGCAACAGAAAAAAGCGTGTTTGAAAGCCTGCAACGCTTGGCCGTAGGCCGCACCGTTATTTTGGCCACCCATTCTGCCGCCGTGCATATGTTCAAAGGCCGCCGCATAGATCTGGCCAGCGGCCGCGTTATCAGCCGACAGGGAGCAGCCTGA
- a CDS encoding sensor histidine kinase: MRLLICLSAVPVIAIGAVLALHNYREVTLGSAQRAGNAIMRLDLQFRHDTDRLRSALETIGHMDLTPDQIVHALRLMETISGQRYCFLSVLDDEGKPIQSVSPQGRGCAEVGALSAPTDVHSTLLEAVQTSGGPGEGGAFLRITVPAGFLALPEAHGYLMGILQISRQRAYLGSASGWQVFAEDDNPIQAWLLMHNGQLLPVCSDCGWQSPPPSIVHELKNALENSERSIITLPTGLGGYALGAIAGGADILVSTQRTSMESDALHTMILQIVGLVLLLVIGLVAVTLAANIVLIGPLRRLTYSVQKWQMEGIFDARITRSMPLELQRLGQAFTRATRRLSRHEARLKKAMAHQQLLMKEVHHRVKNNLQIVASLLNLQANQIEHPEVRAEFALARDRIRALATLHRTLYAEDALNSLNMSVFLQELCEQTLHIAGESEFGRITLDVISDSFWMDPDQAVPLALIVTEIITNSIKYAFPDGQKGTIFVRLHRSHGQLTLQVGDNGVGCAWEEPPIHQGIGLKLIHAFARQLKATLTYKGEGGVQYTLVMRLPENPPEARK, translated from the coding sequence ATGCGGCTGCTGATCTGCCTTTCAGCCGTTCCTGTTATTGCCATTGGCGCCGTACTGGCCCTGCATAATTACCGCGAAGTTACTCTTGGCAGTGCGCAGCGTGCTGGCAACGCCATTATGCGGCTAGACCTGCAATTCCGCCATGATACAGACAGATTACGTAGCGCCCTTGAAACCATAGGCCATATGGATCTGACCCCCGATCAGATCGTGCATGCCCTGCGGCTTATGGAAACCATTAGCGGGCAGCGTTACTGCTTTCTTTCCGTGCTGGATGATGAAGGAAAGCCCATACAATCCGTTTCCCCCCAAGGGCGGGGATGTGCGGAAGTAGGGGCGCTTTCTGCCCCAACCGATGTGCATTCCACTCTACTTGAAGCCGTGCAGACCAGTGGTGGGCCGGGTGAAGGTGGCGCTTTTTTACGTATTACCGTACCCGCAGGGTTTCTAGCTCTACCAGAAGCACATGGTTATCTGATGGGTATTCTCCAGATATCTCGGCAAAGGGCATATCTGGGTAGCGCCTCCGGCTGGCAGGTTTTTGCAGAAGACGATAACCCCATACAGGCATGGCTGCTGATGCATAATGGGCAGTTGTTGCCTGTATGTTCAGATTGCGGGTGGCAATCTCCACCACCTTCCATTGTGCATGAACTCAAGAACGCTCTGGAAAACAGCGAGCGCAGCATTATCACACTCCCCACTGGGCTGGGGGGCTATGCTCTGGGCGCTATTGCGGGAGGAGCAGATATTCTGGTTTCCACCCAGCGCACATCCATGGAATCTGATGCTCTGCATACCATGATCCTGCAAATTGTAGGGCTGGTGCTGTTGCTGGTTATCGGGCTTGTTGCCGTTACGTTGGCTGCCAATATTGTGCTGATAGGCCCTTTGCGCCGTCTCACATACTCCGTGCAGAAATGGCAGATGGAAGGGATTTTTGATGCACGCATCACCCGCTCCATGCCGCTTGAGCTTCAACGCCTTGGGCAGGCTTTTACCCGTGCCACACGCCGCCTCTCCCGCCATGAAGCACGGCTTAAAAAAGCCATGGCGCATCAGCAACTGCTGATGAAGGAAGTGCACCACCGCGTTAAGAACAATCTCCAGATTGTGGCTTCCTTGCTCAACCTTCAGGCCAATCAGATTGAACACCCGGAGGTGCGGGCAGAATTTGCCCTGGCGCGAGATAGAATTCGGGCGTTAGCAACACTGCATCGGACACTCTATGCAGAAGATGCTCTGAACAGCCTGAACATGTCTGTCTTCCTGCAAGAACTTTGTGAGCAGACACTTCACATTGCCGGAGAATCTGAATTCGGGCGCATTACGCTCGATGTGATTTCAGACAGTTTCTGGATGGACCCGGATCAAGCTGTGCCGCTTGCCCTGATCGTTACAGAAATTATCACCAACTCCATTAAATATGCTTTTCCGGATGGCCAGAAAGGCACCATTTTTGTGCGCCTGCACCGCAGCCACGGGCAACTCACCCTTCAGGTTGGGGATAACGGGGTAGGGTGCGCATGGGAAGAACCGCCAATACATCAAGGCATTGGCCTAAAACTTATTCACGCATTTGCGCGCCAGCTTAAAGCAACGCTTACGTATAAAGGGGAAGGCGGCGTGCAATATACGTTGGTGATGCGCCTGCCAGAAAACCCGCCAGAGGCCCGAAAATAA
- a CDS encoding NepR family anti-sigma factor — protein MPGWMAWQKPEFRMGKRRDDAHSRKPEKKRDKAFDLWLKRGLHQMFDNVVNEPVPEELLKLIQEDREKQD, from the coding sequence ATGCCCGGATGGATGGCATGGCAGAAACCGGAGTTCAGGATGGGAAAAAGGAGAGACGACGCCCACTCCCGAAAGCCGGAAAAAAAGCGGGATAAAGCTTTTGACCTATGGCTAAAGCGTGGCCTGCACCAGATGTTCGATAACGTTGTGAATGAACCCGTGCCTGAAGAGCTGCTTAAGCTTATTCAGGAAGATCGAGAAAAACAGGATTAA
- a CDS encoding sigma-70 family RNA polymerase sigma factor: protein MTASFHDQVIAILPKLRVQALALTRNRSVAEDLVQDTVCNALAAQDSFVMGTNFAAWMHRILRNRFISDLRKKREVGNIDDTPQSLLSVSGRHEDRLALKELDAALARLPDDQREALVLGVLEGMSYQELADVAGCAVGTAKSRVFRARRQLEVWLMGEDEDGVSGKTSAESTTRASSTRRKTRTARNTTRNAQQTA from the coding sequence ATGACAGCCTCTTTCCATGATCAGGTTATCGCTATCCTCCCCAAACTGCGCGTGCAGGCATTGGCGCTTACCCGCAACCGTTCTGTGGCCGAAGATCTTGTGCAGGATACTGTGTGCAATGCTTTGGCGGCGCAGGATAGTTTTGTAATGGGCACCAATTTTGCGGCATGGATGCACCGTATCTTGCGTAACCGTTTTATCTCCGACCTGCGTAAAAAGCGGGAAGTCGGGAACATTGATGATACCCCTCAATCCCTGTTGTCTGTAAGCGGGCGGCATGAAGACAGGCTGGCCCTGAAGGAACTGGATGCAGCGCTTGCACGGCTGCCAGACGACCAGCGGGAAGCTTTGGTCTTGGGTGTTCTGGAGGGGATGAGCTATCAGGAACTGGCAGACGTTGCCGGATGCGCTGTGGGTACAGCAAAAAGCCGGGTTTTTCGGGCGCGCCGGCAGCTAGAAGTCTGGCTGATGGGAGAAGACGAAGACGGTGTTTCTGGCAAAACAAGCGCAGAATCCACCACAAGAGCTTCTTCTACCCGACGCAAAACCCGCACGGCCCGAAACACAACGCGTAACGCACAGCAGACGGCATAA
- a CDS encoding sigma-70 family RNA polymerase sigma factor — MARDSAIADDLVQDTIVRALDKAESFTPGTNLRAWCFAILRNLFLEQHRQGCRERIALEDYGHHPASTSESSPHAQTEMQELESLLWQISPLLREALVLVGAQELTYAEAADICGVEVGTMKARVSRARAALKKVMATQDRKNGPEGAQT; from the coding sequence CTGGCGCGTGATTCCGCCATTGCAGATGATCTGGTGCAAGATACAATTGTGCGTGCTCTGGATAAGGCAGAAAGCTTTACACCCGGCACAAACCTGCGGGCATGGTGCTTTGCCATTTTACGCAATCTGTTTTTGGAACAGCACCGCCAAGGCTGTAGGGAACGCATTGCGCTGGAAGATTACGGGCACCATCCCGCATCAACCTCCGAATCGTCACCGCACGCGCAAACCGAAATGCAGGAGCTGGAAAGCCTGTTGTGGCAGATATCTCCGCTCCTGCGTGAGGCTTTGGTGCTTGTTGGTGCGCAGGAGCTAACATACGCAGAAGCCGCAGACATATGTGGGGTGGAAGTGGGCACCATGAAGGCCCGCGTTTCCCGCGCGCGGGCCGCACTTAAAAAAGTTATGGCCACGCAGGATAGAAAAAATGGACCAGAGGGCGCACAAACCTAA
- a CDS encoding response regulator has product MSESLRDGLIRALPYGRRYARALTGSQPEGDLLVAESLRGLSAQRLKEGFTPLYQLYEAISGLFARKGFAAEYDVAGLSVTQRQLLLLITLEEVPVEMAARITGVPPKQAELELEDAQGRLHKNVQTSVLIIEDEPIIAMDIEQLVLQCGHQVAGIAHTQADAVKLAKETKPGLILADINLGPGGDGIQAVAEITSSFNVPVIYVTAYPERLLTGETMEPSFVITKPFDPLTLAVATYQAVSSARTQAA; this is encoded by the coding sequence ATGTCAGAGTCGCTGCGTGACGGCCTGATCCGGGCCCTCCCTTATGGCAGACGTTACGCGCGGGCGCTGACAGGCAGCCAACCAGAAGGTGATCTGCTGGTGGCTGAAAGCCTGCGCGGCCTTTCTGCGCAACGGCTGAAGGAAGGTTTCACGCCCCTCTATCAGCTCTATGAGGCAATTTCAGGGCTGTTTGCTCGCAAGGGATTTGCTGCGGAATATGATGTTGCGGGGCTTTCTGTAACACAGCGTCAGCTTTTGCTTTTGATCACGCTGGAAGAAGTGCCGGTTGAAATGGCCGCGCGGATTACAGGCGTGCCCCCTAAGCAAGCGGAACTGGAACTGGAAGACGCACAGGGTCGCCTGCACAAAAATGTACAGACATCTGTGCTGATTATTGAAGATGAACCCATTATTGCCATGGATATCGAACAGCTCGTGCTGCAATGCGGGCATCAGGTGGCAGGCATAGCCCATACACAGGCAGATGCGGTAAAATTGGCTAAAGAAACCAAGCCGGGGCTTATTCTGGCAGATATCAACCTTGGCCCTGGGGGGGATGGCATACAGGCGGTGGCAGAAATTACCTCATCCTTCAATGTGCCGGTTATTTACGTAACAGCGTATCCCGAACGCTTGCTGACTGGGGAAACCATGGAACCCAGCTTTGTTATTACCAAGCCGTTTGACCCCCTCACCCTTGCGGTTGCCACGTATCAGGCTGTCAGTAGCGCACGCACACAGGCTGCGTAA